From the Hyphomicrobium sp. ghe19 genome, one window contains:
- a CDS encoding leucyl aminopeptidase, with the protein MSDRLEVTFAPLNAETESVTVALAGDGLVLGSRARELETKSASALSKAAAAADFKGKYKSTIEILAPAKLGIDRLILGGLGKSATLTDLQLVDLGGAILGAIQNRKTSAASVIVDAEASGNISADEAGALMAQGALLRHYNFKKYLTKKSGEDGADKDGLKKLVIHVPHPDKAKAAFQPLKAVANGVNVARDLVNEPANILGPVELAEKTKSLEKLGVSVEILDVKDMEKLGMGSLLCVGQGSVRPSRLAVMVWNGAKGNKKQKPVCFVGKGVVFDTGGISIKPAAGMEDMKGDMGGAAAVIGTMHALAERKANVNAVGLIGCVENMPSGNAVRPGDIVKSMSGQTIEVINTDAEGRLVLADVLWYAQEQFKPKVIIDLATLTGAIMVALGKEYAGLFSNDDKLADELLSASRATGEKVWRMPLDKAFDKMMDSKNADMKNAGGRWAGAATAAAFLQRFVQKDTAWSHIDLAGTAMDGSRNDTNQSWGAGWGVRLLNAFVAEHHEKAEK; encoded by the coding sequence ATGTCCGACCGCCTCGAAGTCACGTTCGCGCCGCTCAACGCCGAGACTGAATCTGTAACTGTCGCATTGGCGGGCGATGGCTTGGTTCTTGGCTCCCGGGCTCGTGAGCTCGAGACGAAATCCGCAAGCGCGCTGAGCAAGGCTGCAGCTGCCGCCGACTTCAAAGGCAAATACAAGTCGACGATCGAGATTCTGGCTCCGGCGAAACTTGGCATCGACAGGCTGATCCTCGGCGGTCTCGGAAAGTCCGCGACGCTCACCGATCTGCAGCTCGTCGATCTCGGCGGCGCGATATTGGGCGCCATTCAAAATCGCAAGACGTCGGCGGCAAGCGTGATCGTCGACGCGGAAGCCTCGGGCAATATCTCCGCCGATGAAGCTGGCGCGCTGATGGCGCAGGGCGCTCTGCTACGCCACTACAACTTCAAAAAGTACCTGACGAAGAAATCCGGGGAAGACGGAGCGGACAAGGACGGCTTGAAGAAGCTCGTCATTCACGTGCCGCATCCCGACAAGGCGAAGGCCGCATTCCAGCCGCTGAAGGCCGTTGCCAACGGCGTCAACGTGGCTCGCGATCTCGTCAATGAGCCCGCAAATATTCTCGGGCCGGTCGAACTCGCCGAGAAGACAAAATCCCTCGAAAAGCTCGGTGTCAGCGTCGAAATCCTCGACGTCAAGGACATGGAAAAGCTCGGCATGGGCTCGCTTCTTTGCGTCGGTCAGGGAAGCGTCAGGCCGTCTCGCCTTGCCGTCATGGTTTGGAACGGCGCCAAGGGCAACAAGAAGCAGAAGCCGGTTTGCTTTGTCGGCAAGGGCGTCGTCTTCGATACCGGCGGCATATCTATCAAGCCTGCCGCCGGCATGGAGGACATGAAGGGCGACATGGGCGGCGCGGCCGCCGTGATCGGGACGATGCACGCTCTCGCGGAGCGCAAGGCGAACGTCAACGCCGTCGGACTGATCGGCTGCGTCGAGAACATGCCGTCCGGCAACGCTGTTCGTCCGGGCGACATCGTGAAGTCGATGTCGGGCCAGACGATCGAAGTGATCAACACCGATGCCGAAGGCCGCCTCGTGCTAGCCGACGTGCTCTGGTACGCGCAGGAACAGTTCAAGCCGAAGGTCATCATCGATCTCGCGACGCTGACCGGCGCCATCATGGTCGCTCTCGGCAAAGAGTATGCTGGTCTCTTCTCGAACGACGACAAGCTTGCGGACGAGTTGCTGTCGGCATCACGGGCGACCGGCGAAAAAGTCTGGCGCATGCCGCTCGACAAGGCATTCGACAAGATGATGGATTCCAAGAACGCCGACATGAAGAACGCCGGCGGGCGCTGGGCAGGTGCTGCAACCGCCGCAGCCTTCCTGCAACGGTTCGTGCAGAAGGACACGGCTTGGAGCCATATCGATCTCGCCGGCACCGCGATGGACGGCAGCCGCAACGACACGAACCAGAGCTGGGGTGCCGGCTGGGGCGTGAGGCTGCTCAACGCCTTCGTCGCGGAGCACCACGAGAAAGCCGAGAAGTAG
- a CDS encoding glycosyltransferase family 25 protein: protein MLHGEALAVPIPIFLINLDRSKDRLAYMRRQAAELGLQMERLPAVEGRNVPEWLRSEFTPSTRMSDGEVGCYASHLVAARTIVARDLPYAIVLEDDAELSAGFNAIAARAVASVPADWDYLHLCTRFKKTVVRVVAIDGEHSLVRYPLPPSRTAAYILSNAGARKWLAPMQRVRAIDLDNRFAWQQDLKVYGVFPAIAEGCSGSASTVRAKAPKRQKPSFPSMVYGMFWSMREIGITIYLKAMALDAVNSLRKHATGVARVSVIDNNLMH from the coding sequence ATGTTGCACGGGGAGGCTCTTGCCGTGCCAATACCAATATTTCTGATTAATCTGGACCGTTCGAAAGACCGCTTGGCATATATGCGGCGCCAAGCGGCGGAGCTTGGCTTGCAGATGGAGCGACTTCCGGCAGTCGAAGGGCGCAACGTCCCTGAGTGGCTGCGCAGCGAGTTCACCCCGAGCACCCGGATGAGCGACGGCGAAGTCGGTTGCTACGCCAGCCATTTGGTCGCCGCGCGCACGATCGTCGCCAGAGATCTGCCATACGCGATCGTGCTCGAAGACGACGCCGAACTATCAGCCGGTTTCAACGCGATCGCGGCTCGGGCAGTAGCGAGCGTACCAGCAGATTGGGATTACCTGCATTTGTGTACACGCTTCAAAAAGACGGTAGTTAGGGTAGTGGCTATCGACGGAGAGCACAGTCTGGTCCGCTATCCGTTACCGCCCTCGAGAACGGCTGCTTATATTCTGTCGAATGCAGGCGCACGGAAATGGCTTGCACCCATGCAACGAGTCCGCGCCATTGATTTGGATAATCGCTTTGCCTGGCAACAGGACTTGAAAGTCTATGGCGTCTTTCCCGCAATCGCGGAGGGATGCAGCGGTTCGGCGTCTACCGTGCGTGCTAAAGCCCCAAAGCGGCAAAAGCCGTCATTCCCTTCTATGGTCTACGGCATGTTCTGGTCGATGCGCGAGATTGGTATCACCATCTACCTGAAGGCAATGGCACTCGATGCCGTCAACTCACTGCGCAAGCATGCAACAGGCGTGGCGCGTGTATCCGTCATCGATAACAATCTCATGCATTGA